One genomic window of Gemmatimonadota bacterium includes the following:
- a CDS encoding sugar phosphate isomerase/epimerase, with product MKIGYGTYAMQTENIFDALPRLRDIGYEALEINTGDDWPTAPHKLDTPSRETLATTIQDLGFESPVTMALMPICTQGDERPAILEKFDAACILASDLAFGDAPGIIVSTLGGLHGTWDEVKHTYCDQLLELGDRAAKHNVILATEPHAGHPLDTPQKVDWLMRQTNHDNVKVNFDMSHFYVDGIDLQPSVDLCAPYTVSTHIKDGHRVNGQVRYLLPGEGDFDLVAYFKAVAAAGITVPITVEVTAQIWRQPDYDPWPVAEQCFSALDNARTESGVT from the coding sequence GTGAAAATCGGATACGGCACTTATGCAATGCAAACGGAAAACATCTTCGACGCACTCCCGCGCCTGCGAGATATAGGTTACGAAGCCCTCGAAATCAACACGGGGGACGACTGGCCCACCGCCCCGCACAAACTCGACACTCCTTCCCGCGAAACACTCGCCACAACCATCCAGGACCTCGGCTTTGAATCCCCTGTCACCATGGCCTTGATGCCCATCTGCACACAGGGAGATGAACGCCCGGCCATCCTCGAAAAATTTGACGCCGCCTGTATCCTCGCCAGCGACCTCGCCTTCGGCGATGCCCCCGGCATCATCGTCAGTACACTCGGCGGACTGCACGGCACCTGGGACGAAGTCAAACACACCTATTGCGATCAACTCCTCGAATTGGGCGACCGCGCAGCCAAACACAACGTCATCCTCGCAACCGAACCCCATGCGGGCCACCCGCTCGACACACCCCAAAAAGTCGATTGGCTCATGCGGCAAACCAATCACGACAACGTCAAAGTAAATTTCGACATGAGCCACTTTTACGTTGACGGTATCGACCTCCAGCCGAGCGTTGACCTGTGCGCCCCTTACACCGTCTCCACCCACATCAAAGACGGTCATCGCGTCAACGGACAGGTGCGCTATCTCCTGCCCGGCGAAGGCGACTTCGACCTCGTCGCCTACTTCAAAGCCGTCGCAGCCGCAGGCATCACCGTCCCAATCACCGTCGAAGTCACCGCGCAAATCTGGAGACAACCCGACTACGACCCCTGGCCCGTCGCCGAACAATGCTTCAGTGCACTCGACAATGCGCGCACAGAATCAGGTGTTACATAG